Genomic DNA from Epinephelus fuscoguttatus linkage group LG14, E.fuscoguttatus.final_Chr_v1:
aaaaaataagagtAAACTTTATACTCTCTTGATcaacaattattttattaagttatctttactgtttttttttcttttactgaaacacattttcactaAAGCGCGCATGCTCAACAGGTTCACCTGTGTACAAGGTAAGTATTAAAAACACCAAGCAAATGAATATGAAATTCGAAGAGACAGAGCAGATCGTTTTTTAAATAGGcaaataaacattatttataAAACTttgaaagtaaagtaaaaatatcacAGTTCTTTTTCAACATGAAATACCCACAGAGAACAGCAGGTTAGGCGTTCGGATGCCTTCAtcccttctttttttgttgtaattgttttcttctttttttacttttcatctCGGGGCGTTGGTTTATTAGTCCGTCAAATATGTGTCTTCCGTATTAAGTTCAGTTATCCGCACGTGGGTAAAacgcaaacaaaaaaaatgtaggcctaAAAGGAAAAGGACGGGCAGTCCGCCGCAGATCACAGATCCCCTCTTGTTTTGGCACCCGTCAAATATcagttcatgtgtgtgtgtatgtgtgtgtgtgtttaactcaACGCAGGCACTATGACTTGTTTTATTGGATTGTCTTTCACTCGTATCCCTCTTTAACTCATCAACACCGTGGATCTGCCCGTCAGATGTCACATTCACTGTCGCTGGAGGTGATGGAGATGGCCGAGGCGGCTGCTTTGCTGGACAGACTGGCCTCCGGACTGGACGAGTTCCCCAGGCGGTCCACGGTGCCGTCCTCGTCTGCCAGGGAGCGGACCGAGCCGCCGGACAGGACCTGCTGCTGGAGCCTGggcagaggacacagagagacgGAGCAAcgtgacacaaacatccaccacTGTGCAGAGACTTTATTTACAGAATAATCAGACTTGTTTTTCggatatttatttttctaatgcCTAAGAAAATTAGGTATGTGCAGCTTCTATTTTAAGAGCTggattattttatatatatatttatgctctattattttcagtgtttaaaaaatcCTGAAACAGCCAGCAGTAAATTAAATAATTCTATCATTCTtaccctttaaaaacacacaatataaaatCAAAACGCAAAACTGGCTTTTTCCTGGGATCCATAGTTAAAAATATTcctcacaaaaacaaacagcagtgataTCCTATAATTTATTGTGCAAAAGAGCCACAGCAAGAtcgattttttaaaaaaataatatcttaAACCAACAGGATAATTACAAATGTGCTTTTTCACAAGCTCTCACTAATTAATGTTGGCTATAGATTATACCACTTTCTGTTAATGGGAAAATTATGGGCTGTTTTAGCTGTATTAAACCTGACCAATACAGCAGTGTGACCTCGACCCACACTGTAATAGCCCTTTCAACTGATTGTAATTAGAAATTACATCATATTATCTATGAAATTATATTTTAGATATTAGATTAGATAATGCACTGACCTAATGGGGTGCACTGACAGTCACATAAGCACATGTGACAGTGGTTTATTCATGTTAGGTTgtgttaatgttatttattacaattaaaagtaaaattatgaAGCTACAGATTTGTTATCTCAATATATAATTACAggtaaggtttttttttctttcttttttaaatattattatcaGGCAGTACTGGTGGgctattttctgcattttaacACCCTTTAATTATAATTTCATTACAAAGAGTGTGAGCAACCTTTATTACAAAAGGAAAAGGCCCTGATTTTAGGATCacagattgattttttttatctattatCAAGAGAAATTATGTCAGAAGTGAATGTATCTAAGCAGCGTGTGTTAGGCCTGTTCTGCTTTATTAAACTGAGTAAGGatgcttgtgttttttccttttcaaaaatgtgtcCAAATAATTTGTTGAAGCTACGATCATGAGGAACCAAGAGATGCATGCAGCTCACCTGTTCTTCGCAGCCGctgctctgtctctttgtctgcgATTTTTGAACCAGTTTCCTACTTGTGTGGGTGTAAGTCCTGTAGCCTGTGCAAGCTCCCTCTTTTTACTGGGATTCGGGTAGGGATCCTGCAAATACCATTCTCGTAACAAGTGCCGGGTTCTCTCCTTGAAGCAGTGGGTTTTCTGCTCTCCATCCCATATGGTTCTGGGTAGGGGGAACTTCTTCCGCACCCTGTATTTGTCCACCGGCCCCAGCGGGCGTCCCCGCAGCTTCTCCGCCTCCTGGTAGTGCGCTTCGAGCCACAGCGCCTGCAGCTTCGTGTGCGACTCTTTGGTGAACTTGTGGTTCTCCAGGATGTGGTAGAGTTCACGGAAATTGCCGGTGTGGAAGGCGACGACGGCCCGGGCCCTCAGCACCGACTCGTTCTTGTTGAGGACCTCGCAGGCCGCTGGCGCGACGGGCAGCGACCAGAGGAAGCGGCCGAGGCGCTCGACGTCCCCGCTCTCCTCCAGAGTCTCGCAGACCCCGGCGACCTGCTGGGGGCTGAAATTCAAGATGGGCAGCTGAAACATGGAGGCTTCTCCTGTGtttccctctccccctcctttctcctctctctctctctcctccgcgTCGGGTCCTCCTGTTTCTGCTCTCCGTGCGCCAAGGCAGTCCAAGGCACCCAAAAAACAAGGCAATCCCAAAGTTACCGAACCAATCGGCTGACCAGCCGTGAAAAACGcgcacacaacacaacaccgCGGAGGAGGACCGATGCTGCGTGGGGGCCGGCTACCGCATCCTCGGGCTTGGCAAACTTGGCAGGCAAAGGGCTGAAGGTGCGAGGAAATTAAAGCCGGAGCCGTGATGTATTTTTCAAGGTAGGCTGGGATTGGAAGTACGAAAGAATTAAAGCCGGAGCCGAGATGTATTTTTTAAGGGGGGAGAAAAAGACAGTCAAGCCCCCTCCGATGATTTCCTATTGGACTTGGCAGATTGGCTGCCCGGTTGCCATGGATGCACGTCAATCACTGTCAAGTTCGGCCAATCAGGCGGAAAGGAGATCTCAGCACCtcccttttcaaaaataatataaacattTTGACCTTTTTGCTTCGCGTCTTCAAACGTTTAGCTGCCCCGCCGTGCTTTGCAAACACCCTCTGCCTTTGTGTTACAGAAACACCCTTCAGTCTATATAGTCAAGTGGCACAGCAGCCACACGGGCTCGGCTCAGGCTCCCTTTAGAGCTCTTGAAACCGGCTCAACACAGCAAAAAGACACGTCCACGCTGATAGGCTGCCCTGCCCTGAAATCCACGGATAATATTAAGACAACAGTATCATATTTGCACAGTTGTGTTAAGTGTGGCCTATTAAAATCTACCTTATATAGTGATGGCTTTCAGTTTGATCTATATTTCTATTATATTTCACGTGGCTACACATTCTGAATGCACGCCTTCATTTTATAAGATTTGTGTCGTTATGTTTAATTCCCATATATGCCCTTAAGGTTTATATCGACGCAGCATTGTAGGAATCATTAAAAAAGGGTCAATGTGGGCTTTATTTCAACAGGACTGCGAATTATCAGCCAACTCAGTTGCGCAACCTTGACCAGCGTTTTGTCGAGGCTTCTTGCATTTCCAACCTCTCAAAAGTGCTAATttattaaaacataataaatcaTATCAGACCCTAAGTTATGACGACGCATGCTCTTTTATGTGGGACATGAATAAAATGCTCTTTTTGAAAACACAGGCTAATTAATTGCTGTCATATTGGCAGTTGTGTGACGGTGATCCCGTGCAGGCTGCAGCTCAGCTACAGTATCTGCCTTTATTTACagcatcagcacacacacacatggcgaGGCATGGTTGTAAAACATAGCAGGGAATACAAAACGTGATATAGGATTATCATGGCCCTGCCAGGCTACTCGGCTTTAGTATCAGACACACTCCGTTTTGTGCACAGGCTGATTTAGTAAATAAGAGGGCGGATAGATAGCGCAGATGGTTTGAAGTGTCGGGTCAGATTATTTCATGGCTGGATACAGTAGGAAAGTTCATTCTGACGGAAAAGCCTGATATTATTTTCACCgaccccccacccaccccaccCACCCTCTTCcccccctgcacacacacacacacacactcactctctccctcttccctctctgtctctctcccatGCACgcgcacgcacgcgcacaccACACACTCGAGCTGAATCCCCTTCGGGCTCTTTTTGCATGAATTATAGACTCTCGATGCAGGGTTATGAAATGCCTTCTGCACAGGAAGCTGTTCATTCTCTTGCTGGTTAACTGCAGGCTGCAGCATcataaaaaaatcttaataatCAAGAATTTTGCATGATGCCTCTTTCTGATGATGtttaccaaaaataaataaataaacctgcgttgacaaacaaacaaacaaacaaacaaacaaacaggccgCATCATCTGTATGAAATTGCAATTTCATAGCAGACAGATGAGCAATGAGAAGATTAAGACGAATCGGTGTCGCTATTCATTCACCCATTTTATTACACCACCCGCTAAATATTGGTAAATAAAGGATAAGACCTCCATCAGATGCAGCAGTGGAAGTAAACTCCGAGGGCGACTGACAAGGTGCTGCTCTGAAATATTCAGCTGCATGTGAATATTTCATCCATGCAGGCTGCCCGTCCCAACCTAAATTTACAAGggctgcaatatttttttttcttctaggGAAGCGCGCATCAATAAAATATAGGCGAGTTTTGGATCTCTTAAACGGAGGGCTGGAAATAACAATTGTAGACTGTGCTCTGTAAGCAACACGTCTAGGGTTATAGGCACTGTTTAAACATTTAtgcaagataaaaaaaacaagggcacgatttttttttcctcattgtgAATTCGTGTTTTAGTGTCGCTGCGCCAGTAAACAGGCGCGGCACATATTAATCCTATAGAAAACCCCGCATATAGGCCATTTAATTCAACTATTATCGCTGTTTTTTAATTGCTCTCACATCTCCATCCAATGTCAGTATTTAATGGCGTTTATTTTACCTCCCATATAAAATGATAATTACTATATGCCATTTTAAATAGACTAAGCCGCAGTGGTGTACTGTATCCCAACGAGTCCAGgcctgtgtcactgtgtcaggAGATACTAGGCCTCCTGACACCAATATCTCCGCACATCCAGCACCGCAACACAGTGGATCTCATTCAAACacgtctgttttttttttcttctcttttgtcTATTTATTTCATGGATGGAGCCAGCCCTCTGTCACACAAAACTGATTTTGACGCAGTTGTGTGTTTCTATATCAGACCTGTTGATTTTTAAATAACTACTgtctctatttatttttttaagtattattttaataaagattCTCTCATTTTCAGAGTTGTACATCCTCCTACTAAAATCCCTGGAGGCTGAGTGTGGAAATCAGGCGAACAAAAATTCAGAATCACAGCTGTGAGGCACAGAGGATGGACAAAATTCCAGGAACACCTGACAACAGGATCCAAGCCAGCAGAAAAATGACTAGAAATTTCATTCAACACTTTTCTGACAgagtcaaaacaaaacagaaattggAGTTGTTTTGGCAGGTTGATTGCACTGAATTGCATTTATGTCTTTACCATCTGCAGAGGTTAGATGGGACcatatttaatcattttaaagcAACATCAACCACAAGAAGTCTTTAAAGGGCAACTACACCTATTTTCAAAATTCCTATGTTATTCCTACGTCCCAATATAAAAGTAAACATAAATAAGTGTCTTCAAATCCAGAAACTAAACTCAAAACTCACACTTGTGACGTCAGCAAGTATAAAGACCGGAGCTACTCCATAGACAAATAAATGGGAAAGATattatagatgacactgagcgCACCCAAGCAAATGTTATGAGTATATGgggacattttctgtttctgaacAGAGAACACCACATTAGAATTAAGCTcatttggatgtataaaaaggacaaaaaacactctgtgggtccacaaaatcagactcccattcattgtctatggagcagcttcagacttCATACTTCATGGCACAgatttgagacttacttctctggtttctggctttgagagagagtcactcatgttcacaaatattgattcaGCTTTGTGAAGCCATGGAAATGCCATATTGAAATTCTCAGCTTAGGTGGTGCTCCTTTAAAGTGTTTAGAAAAATGTGTATCTTCAACTCCATAACCAAAGCCAAACTCCATCTGTTGTTGAAGATCACAtgactgaaagctccagaacaccATAAATGCATCTTAAGTAAGGGAGAGTGTTTTGGCAACTGCTGTTTCCATGTATAGAAATGAATGTAAAGCCTCAAAAATATTACCGGTAATTGTCTTCCACATTAGATTAAAAGCATTAGACCACTCAATTATCATTACAGAAACATAGGCAAATCTACATTACAACAGTAACACTAAGGAATTTGAAAGCTCTACTCTGAAACAACCAGCAGCTGCTGCGGCTGCATGTTATGCCAACTGATACAGGTCCTTCACTGCATTTAACAGTTTGAGTAGATTAGAGACAAAAAGCTGGATGCACGTTTCTCTCTGAAgctcagtgacaaacagagacataaagagGACTACAAGGTGAAGAGAGGATTGATACGGCACAGAGGTGTGGTGCGCCCCTCAGCTTCCTCCCAATTTCTGATAGGAGACGAGAGCGTTTACTTTGTGTCATCATTAGCATGTAGCTGGGTCGTAGCTTGCCCTgggcagagggagggaaggagtgGGGAATAGTTACATATGAACAGGCTGGAAATGACCCAGATTCCCTAGGATCACTGGAGCAGAGGAGACGCTACTAGAGCCTGTCACCAACAGCCATCCTGCCACTATCATATCCAGAGTAcctttctgtctccatcactgCTCATCTTCATATGCATACACCCACAGAGATGTATGTCAACATGCATGTGAGCACATGAGACTGCTCACTGTAAACATCACTGGTGAATGTCAATCTGAATCGGAAACAAATAATATCATGTTGGTGTTAACATGCTCTGTTTCTGTAAATATCCTGTGATCTGTCTGTGTAGG
This window encodes:
- the LOC125901412 gene encoding homeobox protein SIX6; translation: MFQLPILNFSPQQVAGVCETLEESGDVERLGRFLWSLPVAPAACEVLNKNESVLRARAVVAFHTGNFRELYHILENHKFTKESHTKLQALWLEAHYQEAEKLRGRPLGPVDKYRVRKKFPLPRTIWDGEQKTHCFKERTRHLLREWYLQDPYPNPSKKRELAQATGLTPTQVGNWFKNRRQRDRAAAAKNRLQQQVLSGGSVRSLADEDGTVDRLGNSSSPEASLSSKAAASAISITSSDSECDI